One part of the Candidatus Hydrogenedentota bacterium genome encodes these proteins:
- a CDS encoding SUMF1/EgtB/PvdO family nonheme iron enzyme yields MIEVVCYQCGLRILVPPSVQGKEGVCFNCQAPIRVPSAVLRETHLNLAFERGDRIGDRYVIEERIGKGGMGAVYRAHDTLVDEPVALKFMHPELLRTEKGRQMFIQEAQIARRLRHENIVAVHDVAWTSEGILYLSMEFLSGQSLRAFLRKKRNDRRLVEVRLAVTVLKQVLAALEYAHRTVIHRDIKPENVFLLVSERVKMLDFGLAKVVHEELFGAPVAAAATGRVVGTLGYAAPEQRLRRTVDLRADLYSVGLLLYELFTLRTPLDEFVPVPQVREDVSPGLQAVLDRALAEEKERRWQSATEFRNALEEAFETAYGRSTVQMLSPTTDKEPSTEGMVYLEGGNFLMGSNDVRDEAPEEEVYVGPFWMDVHPVTVGEFARFLQATSHPEPRFWRDPQYNGPDQPVVGVTWAEARAYAKWQGKDLPTEAQWEFAARGKENRRYPWGNLPPEPTLCNFGDNLGMPSIISMHERGATPEGIQDMAGNIMEWTQDAFVPYPVARRTSGNGAQNAPRKAVRGGCWNSRPGELTSTARKGLFPESRLNTVGFRCVVPVRNKR; encoded by the coding sequence ATGATCGAAGTTGTCTGTTACCAATGCGGGCTGCGCATTCTGGTGCCCCCCTCCGTACAGGGAAAGGAGGGCGTTTGCTTCAATTGCCAGGCTCCCATCCGGGTACCGAGCGCGGTCCTGCGCGAAACGCATTTGAACCTGGCCTTCGAGCGCGGCGACCGGATAGGCGACCGGTACGTCATCGAGGAGCGCATCGGCAAGGGCGGGATGGGCGCGGTCTATCGCGCGCATGACACGCTGGTGGATGAGCCGGTGGCGCTCAAGTTCATGCATCCGGAACTGCTGCGCACGGAAAAAGGCCGGCAGATGTTCATCCAGGAGGCGCAAATCGCGCGGCGGCTGCGTCATGAGAACATCGTCGCCGTCCACGATGTAGCCTGGACGAGCGAGGGCATCCTCTACCTGTCGATGGAATTCCTGAGCGGGCAATCGCTGCGCGCGTTTCTGCGAAAGAAACGGAACGATCGCCGCCTGGTCGAGGTCCGTCTGGCGGTGACCGTGCTGAAACAGGTTCTGGCCGCGCTGGAATACGCGCACCGCACCGTCATCCATCGCGATATCAAGCCGGAAAACGTGTTCCTGCTTGTGAGTGAACGGGTCAAGATGCTGGATTTCGGCCTGGCCAAGGTCGTACACGAGGAACTGTTTGGCGCCCCCGTGGCGGCGGCAGCCACGGGACGCGTCGTAGGCACGCTGGGCTATGCGGCGCCTGAACAACGGCTGCGCCGCACGGTAGACCTGCGCGCGGACTTGTACTCGGTGGGCCTGTTGCTCTATGAGCTGTTCACGCTGCGCACACCGCTGGACGAGTTCGTGCCCGTGCCGCAGGTGCGGGAGGACGTATCGCCGGGTTTGCAGGCCGTGCTCGACCGCGCGCTGGCGGAGGAAAAGGAGCGCCGCTGGCAATCGGCCACGGAGTTCCGGAACGCGCTCGAGGAAGCCTTTGAAACGGCCTACGGCAGGAGCACAGTCCAGATGCTCTCGCCCACGACCGACAAGGAACCCTCGACGGAGGGCATGGTCTACCTTGAAGGCGGCAACTTTCTCATGGGCAGCAATGACGTGCGCGACGAGGCCCCGGAGGAGGAAGTCTACGTCGGCCCATTCTGGATGGACGTGCACCCGGTCACGGTAGGCGAATTCGCGCGGTTTCTGCAGGCGACGAGCCACCCCGAGCCAAGATTCTGGCGCGACCCGCAGTATAACGGGCCGGACCAGCCGGTTGTCGGGGTAACATGGGCCGAGGCGCGGGCCTATGCGAAGTGGCAGGGCAAGGACCTGCCCACGGAAGCACAGTGGGAATTCGCCGCGCGCGGCAAGGAAAACCGGCGTTACCCCTGGGGCAACCTGCCGCCCGAACCGACGTTGTGCAATTTCGGCGACAACCTGGGCATGCCGTCGATTATCTCGATGCACGAACGGGGCGCCACGCCGGAGGGCATCCAAGACATGGCCGGCAATATCATGGAGTGGACGCAGGATGCGTTCGTGCCCTATCCGGTCGCAAGGCGCACTTCCGGCAACGGGGCGCAGAACGCGCCGCGGAAGGCCGTGCGCGGCGGCTGCTGGAATTCGCGGCCCGGGGAACTGACCAGTACCGCGCGCAAGGGCCTGTTTCCCGAGTCCCGGCTCAACACCGTCGGGTTCCGCTGCGTCGTACCCGTGCGGAACAAGAGATAA
- a CDS encoding sugar porter family MFS transporter produces MSRHEQTGDAGGAGSSRGSQVRYVTLISLVAALGGLLFGYDTAVINGAIGYLSVHFQLDAFWKGWATASALVGCIVGACFAGVLSDRFGRKKVMLLSAVLFAVSAVWSAIPRGLAEFAWARMIGGFGVGAASILSPLYIAEISPARIRGRLVSVNQLTIVSGMLVVYFVNAIIAARGEATDLYQAAGAAMQDLNPKSWNVLYGWRWMFGSETLPAVLFLICLLFVPESPRWLVKQHRHGEALRVLTRVNGADGAARESAAIANALAQEHLSLRQLFRPGIRFALLLGVILAVLQQITGINVILYYGAEIFQGAGLKSTHAIYQTVIVGAVNVAFTLVAIWVVDKLGRKPLLLCASAGMGLSLFLVGALYTPGKTEGPWVLIFILTYVASFAVAMGPVVWVVLSEIFPTRVRGAAMSVAVVCLWTANFLVTQFYPPLMDALGGKAYHLFGAMCVVAFLFVAWFIPETKGKTLEEIERRWLPVSSSREA; encoded by the coding sequence ATGTCCAGGCACGAGCAGACGGGCGATGCGGGGGGCGCGGGTTCCAGCCGCGGCAGTCAGGTCAGGTACGTGACGCTCATTTCGCTGGTGGCGGCGCTGGGCGGGTTGCTGTTCGGCTACGACACGGCGGTGATCAATGGCGCCATCGGCTATCTGAGCGTGCATTTCCAGCTGGACGCGTTCTGGAAGGGCTGGGCGACGGCGAGCGCGCTCGTGGGCTGCATTGTCGGCGCGTGCTTCGCGGGCGTGCTGAGCGACCGGTTCGGCCGCAAGAAGGTAATGCTGTTGTCGGCGGTGCTGTTTGCGGTGTCGGCCGTATGGTCGGCGATCCCGCGGGGGCTGGCCGAGTTCGCGTGGGCGCGCATGATCGGCGGGTTCGGCGTGGGCGCTGCGTCGATCCTGTCGCCGTTGTACATCGCCGAAATCTCGCCCGCGCGCATCCGGGGCCGGCTTGTGTCCGTGAACCAGCTCACCATCGTCTCAGGCATGCTGGTCGTGTATTTCGTGAACGCGATCATCGCCGCGCGGGGCGAAGCGACGGACCTGTACCAGGCGGCGGGCGCGGCCATGCAAGACCTGAACCCGAAAAGCTGGAACGTCTTATACGGATGGCGGTGGATGTTCGGTTCGGAGACGCTGCCCGCCGTGCTGTTTCTGATATGTCTCCTCTTCGTGCCGGAAAGCCCGCGCTGGCTGGTCAAGCAGCACCGGCACGGCGAGGCGCTCCGCGTGCTCACGCGCGTCAACGGCGCGGACGGCGCGGCGCGGGAATCGGCCGCGATTGCGAACGCACTGGCGCAGGAACATCTCTCGTTGCGGCAGTTGTTCCGGCCCGGCATTCGATTCGCGTTGCTTCTGGGCGTGATCCTGGCCGTGCTGCAGCAGATTACCGGGATCAACGTGATTCTGTATTACGGCGCGGAGATTTTCCAGGGCGCGGGCCTGAAATCGACGCACGCGATTTACCAGACGGTCATCGTCGGCGCAGTGAACGTCGCATTCACGCTGGTGGCGATCTGGGTCGTCGACAAGTTGGGCCGGAAACCGCTGCTTTTGTGCGCTTCGGCGGGCATGGGCCTCTCGTTGTTCCTGGTGGGCGCATTGTACACGCCGGGCAAGACGGAAGGGCCCTGGGTGCTGATCTTCATCCTTACGTATGTGGCGTCGTTCGCCGTGGCAATGGGCCCCGTCGTCTGGGTGGTCTTGTCCGAGATATTCCCGACGCGCGTCCGCGGCGCGGCCATGTCGGTCGCGGTGGTATGTCTGTGGACCGCTAATTTCCTCGTCACGCAGTTCTATCCGCCGCTGATGGACGCGCTTGGCGGCAAGGCGTATCATCTGTTCGGCGCGATGTGCGTTGTGGCGTTCCTGTTTGTCGCGTGGTTCATCCCCGAGACGAAAGGAAAGACCCTCGAGGAAATCGAGCGACGCTGGTTGCCTGTCTCATCGTCGCGCGAAGCGTGA
- a CDS encoding succinylglutamate desuccinylase/aspartoacylase family protein yields the protein MADTGKQPVPREQQVKYSFLSILTGSDLSRRRLPMMTATSAQPGPVVWLTACGHGDEVGGMVIIQEIFKRLRKSPLRRGALHAFPLMNPLGFETASRHITPTEEDLNRSFPGSRTGSLGERIAHRIFTAIMETEPAFVLDLHNDWMKSIPYTLLDPFPGANHGAVYERASEVSQAAGFLVIRDTEEAHRTLSYSLLRHDVPALTLELGGSYVVDEHLTRLGRGAIWRVLTHLGLTEPVDEPPEHPVPGDLRDQLLRYIDAPMASTSGVIRFLVEPGRRVKQGQPVARTYNAFGKLQETLAAPCDGIILGHADSSVVFP from the coding sequence ATGGCGGACACGGGAAAACAGCCGGTTCCCCGGGAACAACAGGTCAAGTACTCGTTCTTGAGCATTTTGACGGGGTCCGACTTGTCGCGGCGGCGGCTGCCCATGATGACCGCCACGAGCGCGCAGCCCGGGCCGGTAGTGTGGCTGACCGCGTGCGGGCACGGCGACGAAGTCGGCGGCATGGTCATCATCCAGGAGATCTTCAAGCGCCTGCGCAAATCGCCGCTGCGCCGGGGGGCGCTGCACGCGTTCCCGCTGATGAACCCCCTCGGTTTCGAGACGGCGTCCCGTCACATCACGCCCACGGAAGAAGACCTCAACCGGTCCTTTCCCGGCAGCCGCACGGGTTCGCTCGGCGAACGTATCGCGCACCGCATTTTTACCGCCATCATGGAAACCGAGCCGGCGTTCGTGCTCGACCTGCACAACGACTGGATGAAGTCGATTCCCTACACGTTGCTCGACCCGTTTCCCGGGGCGAATCACGGCGCCGTCTACGAGCGCGCGAGCGAAGTCAGCCAGGCCGCCGGATTCCTCGTCATCCGCGACACGGAGGAAGCACACCGCACGCTGTCGTACAGTCTGCTCCGGCACGACGTGCCCGCGCTCACGCTCGAACTCGGCGGCTCCTACGTCGTCGATGAGCACCTGACGCGGCTGGGCCGCGGCGCCATCTGGCGTGTGCTCACGCACCTCGGACTTACGGAACCCGTCGATGAACCGCCCGAGCATCCCGTGCCCGGCGACCTGCGCGACCAATTGCTCCGTTACATCGACGCGCCCATGGCTTCGACCAGTGGCGTCATCCGCTTCCTGGTCGAGCCCGGACGCCGCGTGAAGCAGGGGCAACCCGTCGCGCGTACTTACAATGCCTTCGGCAAACTGCAAGAGACCCTGGCTGCGCCGTGCGACGGCATCATTCTCGGCCATGCGGATTCGTCCGTTGTGTTTCC